The segment ACTTACTGCTTAAACCTCAGATAATTATCACAGTTAAGAGATAATGTTGCAACTGGGTAAATACTGTGTAAAAAGTCATTACACACTGTAGAGACATGCATGGacttgcacatacagtacacataaaTGCCACTCTGATTTCTCACTGGAAAACCTTTTGAGGTATTGAACAAACCTTGCTCAACGGCTGCTTGTCACCTCTGAAGATGATTAGTTGTTACCATCGAGACGGCAGCGAAACACGACCTCTATATCTCCATATTTCAGATCAGCGGGTGAGGGGATGGCTGCTGTTGGACGACTACCCACCAACCTTTGCACTCACAGTCATGTACCTTCTGATTGTGTGGATGGGGCCCAAGTACATGCAGCACAGGCAGCCGTACTCCTGCAGAGGCCTTCTGGTGCTCTACAATCTGGGCCTCACGCTCTTGTCTTTCTACATGTTCTATGAGGTAAACATGCTGCACGACCGCTGAGCTCGCAACGTCGTGCatagaaaacagaacaaacgTACCCACAGCACCTCTAATCTGACATTGTGAGAAAATGCTTATAGTCTGTCTTGCCAGAATTAATTCACATCACTCCAATGACTGTCAAATTAATGTAGTCAGCAGACTAAAACACAATAAGTAGTCATTGCATAATGTCTTAGATTGGATTGTGTAGTGTATATAAATTTGTGGTAGGTTAGATGGTCCTActaaagggagaagaagaagaaggttaGGTTGGTATTTGAAGCAGGTTTCAAAGGCATAAGGTGAAAGACATATCAGTCTTCTTATCCAACTATCAGCAAGATAGTCAGTTTCAAAATGTTATACTAAATCTAGGAAATAGTAGCACTGAAACAAGGGATAACAGCGAGCTAAAGCCAGGCAGgctgatgggttttttttctgattttaggctgatttgaagaGATTATCTGGCCAATTTATCCTGTAGAGTGACAGATTAACAGACACGATTTTAACGTCCTCAGACGCATCAGAGTCATGAGcagaaccccgcaacaaccaaTGCGAGCGAGTTGACTGGCAAACAGATGTTGCCttcttttgtttagaaccgtaacttgtacaagccatgttgattccgtcttctcagccatgacttcctccagagattattttttttagaaaaatgaaaaatgtatttcatgtaCATTTTAGTCTATTTGTACTTTCTCCAACTACTTTAATGCCTTTTCTAGTTATTATTTTAGTATTTCAAAATGAAGTCACGTTGAGATTTGAGACTGGGTCATTTAGCAGCATTAAAAGagtattaaaacaaatgacaccaGAAACAATtcagtacaaaaacaaagaacataGCACAAGGCAGCGATATTTAAGTGTTCACTCATCAATTAATGAatcttgtgtctctgtgctAAGATAACATTTAATGTTAGACAGGGGCCTGCAGCTGCTGGTGTGTCTCACTGAAAATGTCCATGAGACAGTGCtatgagggagggagagggacacAGCTGGACACTGGCAGGGTCATTGTTTCAGCGATGAAACCCCTCAGCACGGCCCCCTATTGTTTACtggaaaactgtgtttttatgactttcTGAATAAATAAGCGGCTGAAAATGATCAACCCCCCTATGGAAACTAACATGGCAACATCTAAGCTCAGTTTGATGTTAGGTGATTTATTGTAGTGATAGTATCTGTAGTTAGGTGTACCTTGGAACATCACAGCGTTGTTTCAGTCGCCGTGTAAGTCTAAAGTATCATTAGTGCAGTCATTTCCATCCAGTTGGCAGAACAAGGACCAGGTAGAGAGTTGCCTCTGTGATAAAATCAACCCTGTACTCTGACCAAGGCTCTGACATGGGTTGAGTTTTAAATATGACATgacaccaaaccaaacaaaccaaatctTTTTCTTGTCAAACGTCCAGGCTTCAGTGGTTAATCACATGACAGTGATAAttacttttgtttattgttttagtgACTTCGTcatttgaaatcttttttttaatcaaagttgGTGGAAGGACAACGCCTGTGcagacacaataaaataatcaaatagtTACGAAATCAAAGGTCATTCCTTTGCTGGCAGTTTCTTGGCTAATGTTAGTGAGAAAATAATTTTGTGAATCTGCATTTAAACCCTACGATTTATGagcatttaaatatatttattgtgGTTCGTCccgtttgtttatttaatgttcaATGACATTTATTGGAATTCTAAATGGATCAGTAAATTCACAATCACAATAACTATACTTGTGACAATAATTCACAGAACTTCCCAATAAAGgtgtctgtgttgacatggaACTATGTATAGTTCacaattaaaacatgttaatgatgcaaaatgaataaagGAACTCATTATGCACAGATATCATGTGCTACTTCATATTTTAATCGCTTTTAccataattaaatattaaatattcagtaaCCACAACCTCACAACAGCTAGATATGTTACCAGATCTACTCTAGTTATTACCAAAGAGAGGAGAGTCCTATTTTACTACACCATATCTGTCAAGTTTCACTTTTACAGTTAAAATATTGCAAACAATattcaaagcaagaaataacttacttccaaaaaaattgttttagaCATTGTTTTCAGAGAAACAAGGGGCATATAATTTAAGAGGGAAAACTAAATTTAAGTTTTacaacaaagtaaaatacaacaatacaaattttaagtaaatgtaaggatgaagaacagcagtttaatccaggacgatgttgatgatgaatatgtaaatatttggtgatgggataAAGCAGTGTTTAATggagttgtgtgtaataggaatggAGTATATTATACTTGTACTCACtacttttcaaacatgtgactaTCTTCTTTAGCTTGTTAGTGCTGTGTGGCACGGTGGCTACAACTTCTACTGTCAGGACATTCACAGTGCGCCTGAAGTGGATAAGAAGGTGAGTCTGTCAAAACTACACTGTGaaagtacatatataataaatcaCAAGTTCTTTTTTGAAAGTATTAACTGCAAACGAAGGTACAAATAGAACACGAGTGCTGTAATATAGGTTTAATGACTGAAAACTGCTGTGGTTTCTAAGCTGCAGAGACAATGAGTCAAATTAATCCAGCTCTTGTTGGCACGATGACCGTCTTTGGTGTCCCTGCGGTGAAAACAAGgctcacagtgaaaatgtgcacAGCTTTGCAGTTCAGCCACAGAGAGTAAAACTGCTTTATCACACTGAGAATATCTATAATAACAAATCTTACATTTTTAGGTGATAAAGGTCCTGTGGTGGTACTACTTCTCCAAAGTCATCGAGTTCATGGACACGTTTTTCTTCATTCTACGAAAGAACAATCATCAGATTACGTTTCTTCACATTTACCACCACGCGAGCATGCTGAACATCTGGTGGTTCGTCATGAACTGGATACCCTGCGGCCACTGTGAGTGTTCTAACACAACTTTGCCCTCCAGTGAGTCAAATCACTCCAGTGTCCACATCCATCAGGCTGTTTGGGCTCACGGCGAGTTAAATAATTCAAGTGCTCTATCGTTAAACCCATTAGCTCTGAAAACAGCCTGTTTTGCCCACAAAGccttgaaaaacacaaagtgacacCTATTGACCCGAacactgctgtgctgtgtaACATGCTTTTTTATGCTTTTCTGTGTGCGAAAGCAGTAACGCTCTCTGGGTGTTAAATCATTTCATTAGACTTGGACATAATGTGATTCTCAAGGGCTCTATTATTTCTGAATTACTTGATGTGAAAATTGTTGTAAtggtacaaacaaacaaaataattttcactcttgggattattatcataattgattaatctgttgattattttcttgattattcgattggttcataaaatgccagaaaatgtttatcggtgtttaccaaaccttgaaatggttttgttttaatatgtctcattttgtccaaaaaccaaatgtATCCAGTTTTATtgagggatgcacaatattggactttttgtcaATGTCCGATATGTCGGACATTGACAGCTTCAGAGGTAATTTATGGCTCTTTaaactatagtacctcctcaacgtggtcatagcacggctgcatgaaactgatgtgacatcattttatatgcaacacaaacacacaaaccagtgacgAGCAAAgtggttgttttcagtgtactaagtcattagaatcagttcattcattcattcattcattcattcattcattcattcattcattcattaaccaATCCTGCATGATCgaagcacagactctgtctgacacagtcactgaactgaaatgatatactaaatataccagactcctctgttaaatattgacattttagaaacGTCTGTGCTAAATATTGGGACATTAACGCattttttcaggatttttaagtctttttaactaaTCAGTTAAATGAGTTaccagttcagcattgttcggtttgattccggTGTCGAACGTCACACTCTTGACTCTTCTAGTGACaacgctctctgaccaatcagtggccagcagtctgttgacatcacattttagtatcagcttggaacctcgccagaaaaagtacaaaaaaaaaagtaccaggtacgatccctaatggaaaagtgtCTTCTATAGTGAAatgaacataatattttgcataCTTAAGTTTTCttagttaaataataaatacacagaaaaaaaataatagtgcCAGCATAGATATTAATTAccaatatctgctgataccgaCATCATGCAGATAATATCATACATCCATAATTTTTGTGAATTCTTtattatgtggagcaaagaaaccagaaaatattcacatttaaaaggttaaaaaacacacacacaaaattgtTAGTGATTAATTTAGTGATGAGGCCTAGATCACTGTCCTCCTCAATGTAACTTGACATGAATTGACCGTAGATGACTAACTTCCTGTGTCTCTtctatgtgtctgtctgcacagcgTACTTTGGTGCCTCCATAAACAGCTTTGTACACGTGGTGATGTATTCTTACTACGGCCTCTCTGCCATCCCAGCTGTGCGGCCGTACCTCTGGTGGAAGAGATACATCACACAGTTACAGCTGGTAGGTTCCTTCCGGTGCTGGAAGAAGGaataatatgttttattcaagtgaaaaaaatagcaaaatcaCAATGTTCAAACATTCATTACATGTAAAACTCcatcattcaaaaacatttaccCTATTTGACTGAAACAATGTCCTACACTGCATAATATATTATGGGGGTTGCTATTTTTGGTGTCATTAATATGTAATTAGCCTTTTACTGCTAAGGCAAAAGTTCTGCATCTTTGTGAAAACAGCGAcattgtgtttggttttttttttgtatttgtttttatttatttcagattgcctataggttgtgctgaaaaaaggatatattccacattcttatagcctctgtatatacattttaacatagtaatgggggaaaaaaagcagctgtgttctaagggttaatagaATAAtctacaacaaacaacaaacaattttaCACCACAGATGCACATACAAcacatattgatttttttttttaatcttgagaGATTTCTCTGGCTATTTCCTGCAACAACCACAGCTTTAGTGCAGTGCAGACAAACAGTACCATCCTTTTAAGTTATCTTAGGCAGTGGATCAATATTACTGTATACACTGTAGCTTCGCTGAgtcaccttgtgtgtgtgtgtgtgttttctcaacaGATCCAGTTCTTTTTAACCGTCTTCCACACAATGTCCGCAGTCATATGGCCGTGCGGCTTCCCCATGCGATGGCTGTACTTCCAAATAAGTTATATGGTTACCCTCATCATCCTTTTTGCAAACTTCTACATTCAGGTCAGTTTAAAGAATAAATCCAGTGTTCATTTCTTGATTTTCAAAGTGATCTACTTCATCAGTCTTAGTTGTGTATGCAAAGCCCGATATCGCTGTCCCACACTAAAGGACAATTCTGGTCCCGATCTGGTCCTGCGAATAATTGTAGATTTTAGGCTTATTTGAGCAGATTATCTGGCAAATCAGACGCATCAGAGTCTCTCCAGAGTTTGCCATTGACATAAAATGAGCGCAGCAGGAGATTGTCTGATTGAGACGCGTTTCACGACATCAGGAAGATCTTCTAAGGCTCCAGGTGATGGGGGTGGGgtttctcctgctgcatttTCACATGACCTCACTCAGATATTACCTGGAGATTAGACTAGAGCGCTGGCAGGAGAATCTTTACAGAACGTCAGAAGCGACTTCCGCAGACACTTCCACAGAATGTCCCTATAGCAGCAATAGATGTTAATAGTCTtcgttttgttttccttctacACAGCTGTAAATACGTAATCCACAGCTGAAAATGTTTAACCTTAATATTTGTGAATTATAGGAtgtatattattgtttgttCATCGATGAAAACATGTAATTTGGCTTGTTTTGAGGCTGACACTATTTGAGTTTAAACACTTTTGATATGAACAAATTGCACATAAAtactttttggtttgtgtttttgtaccttattcacttttccattatactaACAtgttctctctgcttctctatGTCTCACACAAGACGTACAAGAAGCGCAGTGGTTCTCAACAGAAGGGTTCTCCTGCACATGGACATACAAATGGAACACCATCCATGGAGCACAGTGCACACAAGAAACTAAGGGTGGATTGACCTTTGAGGAAGTATCACCCAAACTCTCACTGTAGTGTATTAGCTAATGCTGCTAGAAGGTATatgtattttcttaattaaaatagCGTTGACTTGAGATTAAATAAGCCATAGCTACATATACATCCAGggatttttcatgtttttgcacaCTGCACATGGTACAATAAggaaaatattattatagttCAAGGACAAGAGAATTGTATCATCACTgggtttaaatttaaatccatCCTCAGCTGAGTGATTAAGTATTTATTCATAAAACCGAGCCTAAAGGTGTCTGGTTTtagtttttgattaaaaaaaatatgtgactGTGAAGATCTTAGTTGTGCAAATTGAGGTTAAATATTgtggaaatacaaaaaaaaaaaaaaaattaacaaaactCACCCTAGATATGCCATTTGCAAAATCACTGGCATTAATAGAATTTGTAGGGTTGTTCATTTGATTAAGACCGCACTCGCTCTGCACCACATCCTCTGCACTAAAGAAAGCACAATAAAAAGTAAATCAATGTAACTGCTTTGGGGTcaaatttaatataaatgttagTTTTAAAAATACACCAGATTTGGAGGTTCTTTGTACAACTGACAGTGTTTTCTGAGAAATTGGTATTAAACATGAATTATCACTCAtgaaactgaatgaatgaattgaattCAATCAACTCAGTCATTGAATTGGCGCCATGTCTAATAGTACTGTAGCGATTCAGTGGTGACACCAagtcctttttaaaaaataaataaataaataaaaaatatgactgATACTGCACAATATTTACACCTCAACAAAATATGTGTTTTGCTACCAGCAATAACACTCAGTTATTCAATGACACTCAGACGGTCCAAAGGTGACAGCTCCAGACAGTGATTTGGACAGCAGAAGGTTCCATTACATTTGTTAATGAAGATAAAAGAACACAGTGGTTACTATGGCCTTATCTAACACTTTCCCTGTGCGGTGACATGACACTGAAATTTGCCCCTGTGTAAAACTGTAACGCATATTTAATGCAGATATTAACAGCACATGTTAAAAATGCAGCATCCAAGATACAACGTTAAGTAATAAGGTCGAGTAGTTTTTAGTATCTAACTCTGACATTAACCTTTTACCAAAAAGAAGAGTactcagtcagtcatcatctaaccgctttatcctccaccagagggtcgcgggggtgctgtgccaatctcagctacattgggcgataggcggggtacaccctggacagttcgccagtccatcgcagggccacacacagctaagAAGTGTACTCCTTTCACACTATTGTATCTATTGCAGTCTGACCCAGTAAATGCAATTCAAACTTAAATTCACCTGCTTTTTAGGTCTGTAGTGCATAGGGTTGCCAAGTTTctgataagaaaataaggaatGCTAATGTACCTGACATATTGCAATTTACATTAcccacacacactacaaactCACAGATTAAAATATCCGGTTAAACTGTTTTACAATAGTGTTTCTATGTATTTTTCTGTATCATTCTATCAACCaaaatgagtttaaaaatgtatatttatacattttttcacCCGAGCAGTATTCTCCTGGTGCCATTTTACCTTTATACCTTGCTGCGTCTCTGTTGCTACATACACAGGACTCAAAGTGACCAATTAAAAgtgcacattttctgtttaaTGAAATCAGGAGAAGGATTGTATTTGCCCATCAGACTAATCAGACTGTaatttttctgtcatggttttgcCGTGATCA is part of the Solea senegalensis isolate Sse05_10M linkage group LG15, IFAPA_SoseM_1, whole genome shotgun sequence genome and harbors:
- the elovl5 gene encoding elongation of very long chain fatty acids protein 5; this encodes MEAFNHKLNTHIDSWLGPRDQRVRGWLLLDDYPPTFALTVMYLLIVWMGPKYMQHRQPYSCRGLLVLYNLGLTLLSFYMFYELVSAVWHGGYNFYCQDIHSAPEVDKKVIKVLWWYYFSKVIEFMDTFFFILRKNNHQITFLHIYHHASMLNIWWFVMNWIPCGHSYFGASINSFVHVVMYSYYGLSAIPAVRPYLWWKRYITQLQLIQFFLTVFHTMSAVIWPCGFPMRWLYFQISYMVTLIILFANFYIQTYKKRSGSQQKGSPAHGHTNGTPSMEHSAHKKLRVD